A single region of the Elusimicrobium sp. An273 genome encodes:
- a CDS encoding uracil-DNA glycosylase has protein sequence MANDSLRRLAVEFKNFLAAQDEDEFISAAAPSRAAAVASGAPKEPLPRMPEGETLTVEFPRAQQAAAAVQPEPVSVTDVSASGNVMNTAQKTAALAELAETIKNCTRCPLGSTRIHAVPGEGNVDAELMFVGEGPGYDEDRQGRPFVGRAGQLLDKMIAAMGLSREQVFIANIAKCHPMTDPLHPEKHGNDRAPNAGEIACCRKYIEQQIAIVCPKYVVALGGVSAKALIADAKSLGALRGKFYDLHLDSVTLPRPVQIIATFHPAALLRNPGWKKDAWIDLQMVMAKLGLKAPHK, from the coding sequence ATGGCAAACGATTCGCTGCGCCGGCTGGCTGTAGAGTTTAAAAATTTTCTGGCCGCCCAGGACGAGGACGAATTTATTTCGGCGGCTGCGCCTTCCCGCGCGGCCGCTGTTGCGTCCGGCGCGCCGAAAGAGCCCTTGCCCCGCATGCCGGAAGGCGAAACGCTGACGGTAGAATTTCCGCGGGCCCAGCAGGCCGCCGCAGCCGTGCAGCCGGAGCCTGTTTCCGTTACCGATGTTTCTGCTTCAGGAAATGTAATGAACACTGCCCAAAAAACGGCTGCCCTTGCGGAATTGGCCGAAACGATTAAAAACTGTACCCGCTGCCCGCTGGGCAGCACCCGCATTCACGCCGTTCCCGGCGAAGGAAACGTGGACGCCGAGCTGATGTTTGTGGGCGAAGGCCCCGGATACGACGAAGACCGCCAAGGCCGCCCGTTTGTGGGCCGCGCGGGCCAGCTGTTGGACAAAATGATTGCCGCCATGGGCCTTTCGCGCGAGCAGGTGTTTATTGCCAACATTGCCAAATGCCACCCGATGACCGATCCGCTCCACCCCGAAAAACACGGCAACGACCGCGCCCCAAACGCGGGCGAAATTGCCTGCTGCCGCAAATATATTGAACAGCAAATTGCCATTGTCTGCCCGAAATACGTGGTGGCCTTGGGCGGAGTATCCGCCAAGGCGCTGATTGCGGATGCCAAGTCGCTGGGCGCGCTGCGCGGCAAATTCTACGATTTACACCTAGACAGCGTAACCCTTCCCCGCCCCGTCCAGATTATAGCCACCTTCCACCCGGCCGCGCTCTTGCGCAACCCGGGCTGGAAAAAGGACGCTTGGATTGATTTGCAAATGGTCATGGCTAAACTGGGCCTAAAAGCCCCTCACAAATAA
- the priA gene encoding replication restart helicase PriA yields the protein MYCKVVFDVPLDRDFDYAVPAELENKIMPGVRVTAPFGRVLTGGMVTSVSEICTAPKGVTLKEIASVVDKRPLFGSDLFPLMRFMKAQWGGPIGQILFSLVPPQPYFKLDNAPTSVHIDIKTPSMRLTPCQETALQTVRAFAAYEFHPVLLNGPSYTGKTETVLRLAGEVLAGYGQVLITVPDIAAARQFISEAEERFGADNVFCWHSRMLLSKKKKYFSAVSNGLPCVVIATRSGALLPFKNLRLAAVLDEGDDNYKQEENKPYYHLRELLMFRAKMHGAVLLFVSATPSLELLQKVHRQEVAQLSFTQAVPGHAFTPQIKLTDKKGEKSRFLSDFLLAQLTENLQRKETSLLILNRRGYSNAYYCLNCGAYAKCKKCGAILARENTPEHGDRLVCKKCGHTETLQQECPHCHNLIFKSRGGGTQKVVTELAKFFPKAHLLRLDSDTLKTKAGQGFEALNALKSGRADIIVGTRLASGALRGAKITLAAVLDAELELDGPDFRASEKYGQMLFALRGHLSGVSDGRLIIQAADKEAYDYEHLFAGDYNAAAQSELALRESFAYPPYVHLAKMLIKAKDADVLAAETARIKRLAAPLVCQTLGPVWCAKKTDVLKKQYLLFKTDEARWLELVAALDSFVPVKKASVKLSADPYDFY from the coding sequence ATGTACTGCAAAGTAGTGTTTGACGTTCCGTTAGACCGCGATTTTGATTACGCCGTTCCGGCAGAATTGGAAAATAAAATAATGCCCGGGGTGCGCGTAACGGCGCCGTTTGGGCGGGTGCTGACGGGCGGCATGGTAACGTCCGTAAGCGAAATCTGCACCGCGCCAAAGGGTGTGACGCTAAAGGAAATTGCTTCCGTGGTAGACAAGCGGCCGCTTTTCGGTTCCGATTTATTCCCGCTGATGCGTTTTATGAAAGCCCAATGGGGCGGGCCGATCGGGCAGATTTTATTTTCGCTCGTTCCCCCTCAGCCCTATTTCAAATTGGATAACGCCCCCACTTCCGTTCATATAGACATCAAAACGCCTTCTATGCGCTTAACTCCCTGCCAGGAAACAGCCTTGCAAACGGTGCGCGCGTTTGCGGCGTACGAATTTCATCCGGTGCTTTTAAACGGCCCTTCCTATACGGGCAAGACCGAAACGGTGCTTCGCCTGGCGGGCGAGGTGCTGGCGGGCTACGGCCAAGTGCTTATCACCGTGCCCGACATCGCGGCGGCGCGGCAGTTTATCAGCGAAGCGGAAGAACGCTTTGGGGCGGACAATGTGTTTTGCTGGCACAGCCGGATGCTTTTAAGCAAAAAGAAAAAATACTTTTCCGCCGTTTCCAACGGCCTGCCCTGTGTGGTGATTGCCACGCGCTCCGGTGCGCTGCTGCCGTTTAAAAACCTGCGTTTGGCGGCCGTGTTGGATGAAGGGGACGATAATTATAAACAAGAAGAAAACAAACCCTATTATCACTTGCGCGAACTATTGATGTTCCGCGCCAAAATGCACGGGGCGGTGTTGTTGTTCGTGTCGGCTACGCCCAGTTTAGAGCTCTTGCAAAAAGTGCACCGGCAAGAAGTGGCGCAGCTTTCGTTTACGCAGGCGGTGCCGGGGCATGCGTTTACGCCGCAAATTAAACTGACGGATAAAAAAGGCGAAAAAAGCCGCTTTCTGTCCGATTTTTTGCTCGCCCAGCTGACGGAGAATTTACAGCGAAAAGAAACCTCCCTTTTAATTTTAAACCGCCGCGGCTATTCCAACGCGTATTATTGTTTAAATTGCGGCGCGTACGCCAAGTGCAAAAAATGCGGCGCCATTTTAGCGCGCGAAAATACGCCCGAGCACGGCGACCGCCTGGTCTGCAAAAAATGCGGCCATACCGAAACGCTGCAGCAGGAGTGCCCGCATTGCCATAACTTGATTTTTAAATCCCGCGGCGGCGGCACGCAAAAAGTGGTTACGGAGCTTGCCAAATTCTTTCCCAAAGCGCATTTGCTCCGCCTGGACTCCGATACCCTTAAAACCAAGGCCGGGCAGGGATTTGAAGCGTTAAACGCCCTTAAAAGCGGGCGGGCGGACATTATTGTGGGCACGCGGCTTGCGTCGGGCGCGTTGCGGGGCGCCAAAATTACGTTGGCGGCGGTGCTGGACGCCGAGTTGGAACTGGACGGGCCGGATTTCCGCGCTTCGGAAAAATACGGACAGATGCTTTTTGCCCTGCGCGGGCATTTGTCGGGCGTTTCCGACGGGCGGCTTATTATCCAGGCGGCCGATAAAGAAGCGTATGACTATGAGCACCTTTTTGCAGGCGATTACAACGCCGCTGCCCAAAGCGAGCTTGCCCTGCGGGAAAGTTTTGCCTATCCGCCTTACGTACACTTGGCCAAAATGCTGATTAAAGCCAAAGACGCCGATGTGCTGGCAGCCGAAACGGCGCGCATCAAACGCTTGGCGGCGCCGCTGGTTTGCCAGACGTTGGGGCCGGTGTGGTGCGCCAAAAAGACGGACGTTCTTAAAAAACAGTATTTGCTTTTTAAGACGGACGAAGCCCGCTGGCTGGAGCTGGTGGCCGCGCTGGACAGTTTTGTCCCGGTCAAAAAAGCGTCGGTCAAACTGTCAGCCGATCCCTATGATTTTTATTAA